From the Actinomycetota bacterium genome, one window contains:
- a CDS encoding transposase has protein sequence LNEILCRWNYVYNYVRPHQSLGYLTPMEFLKAWMEESKDRDGVFTM, from the coding sequence GCTCAACGAGATCCTTTGCAGATGGAATTACGTGTACAATTACGTGAGACCACACCAGAGCCTGGGTTATCTCACCCCCATGGAGTTCCTGAAGGCGTGGATGGAGGAGAGCAAGGATAGGGATGGAGTGTTCACCATGTAG